The following nucleotide sequence is from Paenibacillus odorifer.
GAGTAAATGCACTCTTAATGTTATTTTTTTTATGAACATCTTCCGTGCCGCTATCCAAGGCGGTCTTGTAGTAGAAGCATTTATGTTCTATGACTTCCATCGTTTTTCTTAATTCTTCCATCTGTGCTTCTACGGAAGCTTTTCGCTCCAGGAACATGTCATATCTCTGTTGCAAGGTGGAGTCCCCTTCAGAGCACCACTCAATGAAATGTTTTATTTCCTTAATCGGCATCCCGGATGACTTCAGGCATTCAATTACTTTTAAAGCGTCCATATCCGTTTCTTTGAAAACGCGTTTCCCGCTGGGGGTTCTTTCTATAAAAGGCAAAAGCCCCTCCTTGTCATAGTAACGCAGGGTATGTGATGTCATATTAAAGTATTCTGCAACTTCACTTATGGAGTATGTCTTCATCATCTATCTCCAGTCTTAATTATATTTTGTGCTTGACTTAGAGTTAACTTTAAGTAATAACATAGGTTTTGTAAAGTCGGCATTACAGTTTTTTATATTAACTAGAAGAGAGGTTTCACTATGATAAAAGTTAATGCACGCGCTACATTCAGTCAGGAAGGCCCGTTCAAGCTAACTACAATCGAACGCCGGAATCTGCAGCCGCACGATGTTCTTATAGAGATTAAATACGCGGGCATTTGCCACTCGGATATTCATACAGCCCGCGGGGAGTGGGGACCGGTTAAGTATCCACTTGTTCCAGGGCATGAGATCGCCGGTATTGTCAGCCAGGTCGGTTCCGAAGTTACAAAGTACACAGTTGGCGATCGTGTAGGGGTAGGTTGTATGGTTGACTCCTGTGGAGAGTGCAGTAATTGCCAGAAAGGTGAGGAGCAGTATTGCCTGAGTGGAAATACGGGCACCTATGGAGCTATCGACCGGCACGGTCACTATACACAGGGCGGATATTCCACGCACATCGTTGTAACAGAAGACTTCGTGGTCCGGATTCCTGACGCTATTCCGCTTGACGCGGCTGCACCGCTTTTGTGTGCAGGAATCACCACCTATTCACCGCTGCGCCATTGGGGAGCCGCTCCCGGCAAAAAAGTAGCTGTAGTGGGTCTTGGCGGGCTTGGACACATGGCTGTGAAGATTGCTCATGCTATGGGAGCTGAGGTTACTGTGTTATCACAGTCACTGAAGAAGAAGGAAGACGGATTGCAATTAGGAGCGGATCATTATTATGCCACAAGCGATCCGGAGACATTTAAGCAGCTTGCCGGTTCATTCGATCTAATCGTGAATACAGTAAGCGCACAGATTGATATCGATGCCTATCTTTCACTTCTAGCGCTGGATGGTACATTAGTCAATGTCGGTGCGCCTGCTGATCCATTGGCAGTTAACGTATTCTCGCTGATCGGCCACCGCCGTTCGTTTGCCGGATCGATGATTGGCGGAATCCGTGAAACGCAGGAAATGCTTAATTTCTGCGCTGAACATAATATTGCATCTGAAATCGAGGTCATTTCTGCTGACCGGATAGATGAAGCCTGGGAGCGTGTGCTTGCTTCAGATGTCCGTTACCGGTTTGTCATCGACATCAGCACGATGGGGAACGAATAAGAGACGTCCTCTTTCTTGACGTCGGTTCGTGTCCACAACCTCAAGAAATTCGATAACATAGCGGGAAATCGCTAAGGAGCTGGAGATCTCACGCAGTTGTGTTTCTAGAATAGAAAAACGGCGTTGCTTCATACAGCAGCGTAGTGTATAAATGCTAAATAGGCAGAGCAGTGCTTCTACCATTGGGGTAGGAGGGCGGCTCTGCTTATTGTCGTTACTGCAAGTGATATTTTGGATCAGCTGATTCTGCTGTTTTATGAAAAAGATGATTCTTTAAAGGTTGGAATTTTTAAAAATCAGGTTGAAAAATGCTATTTTCCCTAATAGAAAATCATGACACAATAACAATAAAGCGCTTACTTCATTAAAACATCCCAAGTTCATGAAGACTCTATACCACTTTTTGAAAATATTTACGATATTAAAAGTCGTATCGGCTGGCCGAAATTTCGGATTCCAAGCAAAGGTTGGAATTATTAAAAAAAGTTGGTACTAAACGTTTAACTCAATAACTTAGGGGGTCAAACGGTTGGACATATCTATGTGATTATGAAGGGGGAGAGGGAAATGAAGGTAGGTAAAGCATTCGGGGTAGGTATTCTTTCAACTGCACTAGCATTAAGTGTCATTGGCTGCGCGAAAGATGAGACAAACACAGCAACCAAGGCAACTGATGGACCCAAAGCATCTGAGAACGCCACCTCCAAGCCTGAGGAGAAGGTCAAAATTATCTATTCGATGTGGGGAAGTGCGGAAGAGGGAAATGTAACCCAGGGAGTGGCGGATAAGTTTAATGCTTCTCAAGACAGAATTGAAGTAGAAGTACAAGCAATTCCTTGGGAAAACTACATGACCAAGCTGAATACAATGGCTACGGCAGAGCAATTACCTGATACAGGGATGCTCAGAGAAGATGGGGTCGTTCAGTGGTCTACCCAAGGCATGCTGAATGATGTAAATACAATGTACGAAGGAAGCGACAGCAAACCACTGGATAGCCTAGCCTACAAATATCAAGGGAAAACCGTAGCCTACGCGGCTGCCAATGAAATCTTACTCCTCTATTACAACAAAGATATATTCGACAAAGCCAATGTACCCTATCCCCCGGCTGCTCTGGATAAAGCGTGGACATGGGAGGAATTTGTAACAACAGCAAAGAAGCTGACCCTTGATAAAAATGGTAAACATCCTGATGAGAGTGGCTTTAATGAGCAGAGTATCGTTCAGTTTGGCGCATCCGTTGAAAACTTACCATGGCAGCTTGAGACCTGGGCGCTTGGTAATGGTGGGGGGTTCTATTCGGGTGATGGGACTGAGGTGAGAATTGGAGAAGACGCCAGTATAGAGGGAATTCAGAAGGTTGCAGATCTTTACTTGAAGGATCATGTTGCTCCGTTGTCTGTCGGACAGACTGATGATGGCATTCAACGAACCATTATCGCAGGGACTGTTGCCATGGCTACTAACGGTGCGTGGAACGTGGGAACTAGTCTCAATACGGCTAAGAATGAAGGCCTGAACTATGGCGTTGCAGTATTGCCTTACATGAAGGATAAGGTTACCCTCAACACGGGTGGCGCCAATGTCGTGTTCTCCCAGACTAAGCATCCAAAAGAAGCGATGGAATGGCTGAAATGGTACAACTCAGAAGAAAATAACTGGGGCCTCATTAGCTCGGGAATCTGGATGCCGACACTGGAGAAGTGGTACACGGATGAGACCCTTACCCGTAAATGGGTCGAAAATCCTAACTTCCCTGTTTATGACGAATATAAATCTGCAGTAGTCGATTATGCGCAATCACCTGCTGTGAAGCCCGCAGCGTGGTTCTATACGAATCATACGACGGAGTTTAACACCTTACTCGGGTCGGTTCTAGGGGATGTATGGACGGGAAAGACGACCGCTAAGGATGCTATTTCTAAAAATCTGGATGCGTTGAAAGCAGCCCATTTAGGCAATTAGTAAAATCCGCAAAGAATGGCCGTTGCCAAGCTCACACCCGCGGCGGCCATATTATGATCTTCAGGTGGGGAGATAGAGATGGAAATGATTAATAAATCTCCGAAACGTCGTTCACGTATCCATGCAGGTGAGGCACGAGCCGCGTATATATTATTGATCCCTGCCTTCATTGGCCTGATCTTTCTAACGTATCTACCTCTTATTGGGGTGCTCGGGATCAGCTTAACGAATTGGACGGGACTTTCAGACCCAAAATTTGTTGGCTTCGAGAATTATATTAATCTATTTACCACTGATCCTTATATTAAAGATTCTATTATAGCTACGGTCTACTTTGCCGTCTTATCGGTAGTTGGAGGTATGATTTATTCACTTTTTATTGCGATGCTACTGAATCGTAAAATTCCGGCAAGAGGGTTTTTCCGAGCTGTTTTCTATGTACCGTACGTTTTGCCGGCAGCCGCAATATATGTAGGATGGTCTTGGTTATACGAAGCTAATTTTGGATTTTTTAACTTTATTCTCTCTGAGATTGGTTTGAACAAAGTTTCTTTTATCGCGGATTCCAGCTATGTCATTCCATCTCTATCCTTGATCTCGGTTTGGCTGTCAGGTAACTTAATTGTTATTTTCTTAGCTGGGCTGCAGAATGTTCCGGTCGTCTACCATGAAGCGGCTGAAATGGATGGTGCGAATGGATGGAAACGATTCTTGCATATCACTTTACCGTGCATGTCGCCCATTATCTTTTACAATTTGTTAATGAGCTTGATTGCCAATCTCCAAATTGTTACGCCGGCTCTTTCATTAACGAATGGCGGTCCGGGTAATTCTTCACGATTTTTAACTTATCTGATGTATGATCAAGCTTTTGTAAATTATAAATTGGGGTATGCTTGTGCGACAACGGCCGTTATTTTTGTTATTCTTGCAGGCTTTACTGGTGTATTATTCAAAACCTCCAATCTATGGATCTTTAATGAAGGAGGCGATGACAAATGAGTGTAGCCACATACGGAAGATTAAAGAGCAAAAAACGTAATAATCAATGGATGAACCTGATCTCGTTTGTCGTTGTCATTTTTTTTACTATACTCGTGCTCTTTCCAATCTGGTGGATATTTCGCACGTCGCTCATGTCGAATGCCGAGATATACAAATATCCGCCTTCACTGCTGCCAGGAAGTTGGTTGTTTTCAAACTATGCAGAAACGCTAGAGATTTTTAAGTTTTGGAAATATTTATGGAACACCATGATTATTATTGTACCCGCTTGTTTGGCAGGAACCTTTACAGCGACCTTATGCGGTTATGCTTTTGCAAGACTGCGTTTTCGGGGCAAAAAATTGATTTGGGCGCTTTGTGTCGGTTCGATGCTTCTACCTGCCATGGTTACTCTTATTCCACTATATATTGGGTGGACGAGAGGCTTAGGAATCCATGACAGCTATCTGCCGTTGATTTTGCCTTATTTCTGTGGTGGTGGCGCTTTTAATATCTTTTTGATTAGGCAGTTTATCATGTCTATTCCGAGAGAGCTTGATCAAGCAGCAACGATCGATGGTGCTGGATATTACCGCATTTTGTTCAGCATTATTATGCCGGCCATTAAATCTGCAATGATCGTTGTGGCATTATTTATCTTTATCGGTTTATGGAATGATCTACTTCAACAGATGATTTACATAAACTCAAGCGATAAGTACACGATAGCCTTGGGACTAACCGCTTTTAGAGGACAACTAAAGCAGGACTGGTCGCTGACGATGGCGGCTACGTGTATGTCCTTTGCGCCGGGCGTCATTTTTTATCTGATTGGTCAAAAATATTTCGTAGAAGGAATCGTGTTGACAGGACTGAAAAATTAGCTCCAATGGCTAAAGATAGCGCACTGTAATCTGCTCTGAAGTGTTAATGGGGGCACCTTTCTGCTAAGGCTTAAGTACAGAGCCTGGCGATATAGGGTGCCCTTTATTTGTGCTGTGAAAATATAATTTTAAAGATAAAATCCTTTATGAGATAGAAACAATCCCTTTTGCGGTAGTTGCTAGCCATCCTGTCTTATAGACTTGTTAATGTAAGGAGTCCCGTAAATCTTTGAACGAGGACTTCGCATATTCAGTCAAAAGAAGGAGAGAAAATCCACATTATGAACACTGTAACACAGATAAACAACAGCAAAGACAAGCAGACGCATTTTATTCTCAACGGTAATCTATGGAATATTATGGTCCAGTTATCATGGCCCGCTATCATCGCAATGGTTCTCTATGGCTTAAATGCGGTTATTGCCGCTGTATTTGTGGGAAGGTTTGTCGGAGAGGAAGCACTGGCTGGGGTTTCGGTAGCTTATCCTTTAACCCAGATCAGCTTGGGACTGGGCTCCTTGATCGGGGTGGGTGCCGGTTCTGCTTTAAGTTTAGCCCTCGGCAGGCAGGACAAAGAAATGCAGAAGCGTTTGATGGGGAATGTTAATTATCTGTCCATCCTTGTAACGCTTGTCTATATGGTGTTAGGTTTATTATTCTCCACACAGCTGGTGCGAATTATGGGAGGAGAAGGGGAAACTCTGGCTCTTGGAGACAGCTATTTTAGAATTACGGTGATCGGTTCATTTTTCTGGATTTATGGACTGGCTGCCAACATGATTGTGCGTGCCGAAGGGAAAATGAAATCGGCAGCCGTGGTAATGGGCATTGGACTGGCAGTTGATGTATTGTCCAATTATATTCTGGTAGCCTGGCTGGATTTTGGAGTAGAGGGTGCTGCCTGGGCTACAAATATCGGGATGCTGGTCTACACCTTGCTGGGATGGATTTATTTTGGCAAAGGATTTGCCTCATTCCGAACGAATGTCTTTGCAATCTATCGGGATGCTGCCACAATCAAATCCATAGTTGGACTGGGAATGTCCTCTTTCATTATGAACTTTATGAATCTGGTACAGGCTGTTGTAGTATTTAATGCACTGTCGAGATACGGGACTACAGCAGATATTGCATTTTATGGTGTGGTTTTCCGTGTATTCACCTTCCTGTTGACGCCGATATTCGGATTAATGCGCGCCTTGCAGCCAGTCATCGGCATTAATTTTGGAGCAGAACAGTATGAGCGCGCCATCAAAGCCTATAAAATATTCACACTCGTCTCCATGCTGCTGACTTTGCCTTTCTGGATAATTTCCATGATCTCGCCGGCTTCCATTCTGGGACTAATGCTGCCGGATCAAATCTTTAAAACCAGCGAAATGTTATATTTCCGGTTGAACATGGCGGTTCTGCCGTTATTGTCGCTCATTTTTATGGCCATGACCTTTTTCCCTGCGATTAATAAAGGGAAGCCGGCGGCCGTTATCGGCATCACCAGACAACTTGTTTTTTATGTGCCAGTGATGCTTGTTTTGCCAAGATGGTTAGGCGTCTCCGGAGTATATTGGGGTTCGCTTGTGATTGATTCTGTGGTTGTAGTGTGGACGGTAATCCTGGTAACTAAGGAATTCACCCGGCTCAGAGCTAAGTCCAAGCTAGCCAGGACTTACAATATGTGAAGGCAGGATGCTGGAACCTCTGCTTTGCCTGGATGGACGATTTAATAGATATACCCCGAAAGAGCCTTGGAACTATAAGGCTCTTTTTTGTGCTACTGGTTGACATTATAAACAAAAAGAAAGTATGATATTTTAAATCGTAATAATTACGAATAAATATAATTTGGAAGTTGAATTGATTTGTGGATAATGAATGGTCACAAGCCGGCTCTATCGTTCCTCACGAGGACTTCGAACGGCAATTAGCGCAGGTTGAACTGGATTCAGAAAGGATCTTTTGGATTTCTTGAAAATAACCATTTTAAAGGAGCTTTAATAAATAATGAACAAAAGCAGCAACAATCAACGTCTACCCAGAGCAAAAGGGATTGATATGGGTACCTATTATACACCCAAAGAATGTGCCAAAAAGGTTAGACATCTCGTCCTACCCGATATGAATCGAAAGATTGTC
It contains:
- a CDS encoding MerR family transcriptional regulator — translated: MKTYSISEVAEYFNMTSHTLRYYDKEGLLPFIERTPSGKRVFKETDMDALKVIECLKSSGMPIKEIKHFIEWCSEGDSTLQQRYDMFLERKASVEAQMEELRKTMEVIEHKCFYYKTALDSGTEDVHKKNNIKSAFTH
- a CDS encoding NAD(P)-dependent alcohol dehydrogenase, with translation MIKVNARATFSQEGPFKLTTIERRNLQPHDVLIEIKYAGICHSDIHTARGEWGPVKYPLVPGHEIAGIVSQVGSEVTKYTVGDRVGVGCMVDSCGECSNCQKGEEQYCLSGNTGTYGAIDRHGHYTQGGYSTHIVVTEDFVVRIPDAIPLDAAAPLLCAGITTYSPLRHWGAAPGKKVAVVGLGGLGHMAVKIAHAMGAEVTVLSQSLKKKEDGLQLGADHYYATSDPETFKQLAGSFDLIVNTVSAQIDIDAYLSLLALDGTLVNVGAPADPLAVNVFSLIGHRRSFAGSMIGGIRETQEMLNFCAEHNIASEIEVISADRIDEAWERVLASDVRYRFVIDISTMGNE
- a CDS encoding ABC transporter substrate-binding protein; the encoded protein is MKVGKAFGVGILSTALALSVIGCAKDETNTATKATDGPKASENATSKPEEKVKIIYSMWGSAEEGNVTQGVADKFNASQDRIEVEVQAIPWENYMTKLNTMATAEQLPDTGMLREDGVVQWSTQGMLNDVNTMYEGSDSKPLDSLAYKYQGKTVAYAAANEILLLYYNKDIFDKANVPYPPAALDKAWTWEEFVTTAKKLTLDKNGKHPDESGFNEQSIVQFGASVENLPWQLETWALGNGGGFYSGDGTEVRIGEDASIEGIQKVADLYLKDHVAPLSVGQTDDGIQRTIIAGTVAMATNGAWNVGTSLNTAKNEGLNYGVAVLPYMKDKVTLNTGGANVVFSQTKHPKEAMEWLKWYNSEENNWGLISSGIWMPTLEKWYTDETLTRKWVENPNFPVYDEYKSAVVDYAQSPAVKPAAWFYTNHTTEFNTLLGSVLGDVWTGKTTAKDAISKNLDALKAAHLGN
- a CDS encoding carbohydrate ABC transporter permease codes for the protein MEMINKSPKRRSRIHAGEARAAYILLIPAFIGLIFLTYLPLIGVLGISLTNWTGLSDPKFVGFENYINLFTTDPYIKDSIIATVYFAVLSVVGGMIYSLFIAMLLNRKIPARGFFRAVFYVPYVLPAAAIYVGWSWLYEANFGFFNFILSEIGLNKVSFIADSSYVIPSLSLISVWLSGNLIVIFLAGLQNVPVVYHEAAEMDGANGWKRFLHITLPCMSPIIFYNLLMSLIANLQIVTPALSLTNGGPGNSSRFLTYLMYDQAFVNYKLGYACATTAVIFVILAGFTGVLFKTSNLWIFNEGGDDK
- a CDS encoding carbohydrate ABC transporter permease, yielding MSVATYGRLKSKKRNNQWMNLISFVVVIFFTILVLFPIWWIFRTSLMSNAEIYKYPPSLLPGSWLFSNYAETLEIFKFWKYLWNTMIIIVPACLAGTFTATLCGYAFARLRFRGKKLIWALCVGSMLLPAMVTLIPLYIGWTRGLGIHDSYLPLILPYFCGGGAFNIFLIRQFIMSIPRELDQAATIDGAGYYRILFSIIMPAIKSAMIVVALFIFIGLWNDLLQQMIYINSSDKYTIALGLTAFRGQLKQDWSLTMAATCMSFAPGVIFYLIGQKYFVEGIVLTGLKN
- a CDS encoding MATE family efflux transporter — protein: MNTVTQINNSKDKQTHFILNGNLWNIMVQLSWPAIIAMVLYGLNAVIAAVFVGRFVGEEALAGVSVAYPLTQISLGLGSLIGVGAGSALSLALGRQDKEMQKRLMGNVNYLSILVTLVYMVLGLLFSTQLVRIMGGEGETLALGDSYFRITVIGSFFWIYGLAANMIVRAEGKMKSAAVVMGIGLAVDVLSNYILVAWLDFGVEGAAWATNIGMLVYTLLGWIYFGKGFASFRTNVFAIYRDAATIKSIVGLGMSSFIMNFMNLVQAVVVFNALSRYGTTADIAFYGVVFRVFTFLLTPIFGLMRALQPVIGINFGAEQYERAIKAYKIFTLVSMLLTLPFWIISMISPASILGLMLPDQIFKTSEMLYFRLNMAVLPLLSLIFMAMTFFPAINKGKPAAVIGITRQLVFYVPVMLVLPRWLGVSGVYWGSLVIDSVVVVWTVILVTKEFTRLRAKSKLARTYNM